A window from Marinagarivorans cellulosilyticus encodes these proteins:
- a CDS encoding glycerophosphodiester phosphodiesterase family protein, with translation MLYLAGHRGLPAHYPENTVEGVTAALSAGAAGVEIDIQFSKDGEPVLLHDMALKRVAGLSGDVSAFELTLLTKMSAHEPERFGDAFLPTPIAPLSDLVSVMRSFPKALLFVEIKEESFDHISREAIVEKVAQCLAAIADQVVIISYDISILRHVRDTVDWPVGWVLRKYNSDSHQLAAEFQPQYLICNYTKLPEAPIPLWSGLWQWFVYDITEGAIAHALSERGVSWVESWDVESLVAMLQEPA, from the coding sequence ATGTTGTACCTAGCGGGCCATCGTGGCCTACCTGCACACTACCCCGAAAACACGGTAGAAGGTGTAACAGCTGCGCTAAGTGCTGGGGCCGCTGGTGTCGAAATAGATATTCAATTTTCGAAAGATGGCGAACCTGTACTTTTACACGACATGGCCCTTAAGCGTGTTGCTGGTTTAAGTGGTGATGTGAGCGCTTTTGAATTAACGCTACTCACGAAAATGAGTGCGCACGAACCCGAACGTTTTGGCGATGCGTTTTTACCAACACCAATTGCACCGTTAAGTGATCTTGTTTCAGTAATGCGAAGCTTTCCAAAGGCCCTACTGTTTGTAGAGATTAAAGAAGAATCGTTTGATCACATAAGCCGTGAGGCGATTGTTGAGAAAGTGGCGCAGTGCTTAGCGGCTATTGCAGATCAAGTTGTGATTATTTCCTACGACATAAGCATATTGCGCCATGTACGCGATACCGTTGATTGGCCTGTGGGGTGGGTGTTGCGAAAATACAATAGCGACAGCCACCAATTAGCTGCTGAATTTCAACCTCAGTACCTAATTTGCAATTACACCAAGCTGCCAGAAGCCCCTATCCCTTTGTGGTCTGGCTTGTGGCAGTGGTTTGTATACGACATTACCGAAGGCGCCATAGCACACGCCTTGAGCGAGCGTGGTGTAAGCTGGGTGGAGTCTTGGGATGTGGAATCTTTAGTGGCTATGTTACAGGAGCCCGCTTAA
- a CDS encoding FAD-dependent oxidoreductase has protein sequence MPTPRMQDATTMFDAVVIGAGIQGAGVAQALAAEGFNVALVEQAGHAAAQTSSKSSKLIHGGLRYLETAELSLVRECLHERQTLTRIAPSLVSLKPFYIPVYRGQKRSAFWVHAGLLLYRFLGGGACRKHTLAKAAQLGLNTRNLQALFEYQDAQTDDVKLTCAVVKSAEKLGATIAFNFDVVACQRLAAGYCVKAADGRRLQAGAIINAAGAAINRVAQFDSSWPTVAIDLVQGSHLILDYPAPAGCIYTESPDDGRAVFLLPWYGKLMVGTTELSRGSNPDLNAVTEQERAYLLRVVAHALCDVNLEELTVLDAFSGLRVLPKESQSAAMNKKARDTRLVHQLSTQHQYLAIYGGKLTAYRATAQKVVAKLKPFLPPCHPKHSTAQLPLT, from the coding sequence ATGCCAACACCGCGAATGCAAGATGCGACAACCATGTTTGATGCCGTTGTTATTGGCGCTGGCATTCAAGGTGCGGGGGTTGCGCAAGCTTTAGCTGCCGAGGGTTTTAACGTTGCGCTAGTGGAGCAAGCCGGGCACGCAGCTGCGCAAACCTCTAGCAAAAGCTCAAAGCTGATTCATGGTGGGTTGCGTTATTTAGAAACGGCAGAGCTAAGTTTAGTCCGCGAGTGTTTACACGAACGCCAAACTTTAACGCGCATAGCCCCTTCGCTTGTTAGCTTAAAACCCTTTTATATTCCCGTGTATCGCGGCCAGAAGCGATCTGCTTTTTGGGTTCACGCAGGTTTATTGCTATACCGTTTTTTGGGCGGGGGCGCTTGTCGCAAACACACACTGGCTAAGGCTGCACAGCTGGGCCTAAACACGCGAAACCTTCAGGCCTTATTTGAATACCAAGATGCGCAAACAGACGATGTAAAATTAACCTGCGCGGTGGTTAAATCGGCCGAAAAGTTAGGCGCTACAATCGCCTTTAATTTTGATGTAGTCGCGTGCCAGCGTTTGGCTGCAGGCTATTGTGTAAAGGCCGCCGATGGAAGAAGGCTGCAAGCCGGAGCCATTATTAATGCTGCTGGCGCTGCAATTAATCGTGTTGCGCAATTTGATAGCAGCTGGCCCACAGTAGCAATAGATCTTGTACAAGGTTCCCACCTTATTTTGGACTACCCCGCACCGGCAGGTTGTATTTATACCGAATCGCCAGATGATGGCCGCGCAGTATTTTTATTACCTTGGTATGGCAAGTTGATGGTGGGCACCACCGAGTTAAGCCGCGGCAGTAATCCCGATTTAAATGCCGTAACCGAACAGGAGCGTGCGTATCTATTACGGGTGGTTGCGCATGCATTGTGCGATGTAAACCTTGAAGAACTCACCGTATTAGACGCTTTTTCTGGGCTGCGGGTATTACCAAAAGAAAGCCAGTCAGCAGCAATGAATAAAAAAGCCCGCGATACTCGCTTGGTACATCAACTAAGCACGCAGCATCAATATTTAGCCATTTACGGCGGTAAGCTTACGGCGTACCGTGCTACAGCCCAAAAAGTGGTTGCGAAGCTAAAACCTTTCTTGCCTCCTTGCCATCCTAAGCACTCTACTGCACAGCTGCCGTTAACGTAA
- a CDS encoding FGGY family carbohydrate kinase: MAKKYVFIALDVGTHAVRACVFSLGGDSALWQVSEVFSCDISLDSPQSRHIEQSPTELWQALTSVYSQALNLATSKQLYTKDIHVGMAVQRSSVLVWERISGQALSPILSWQDTRGYKAIEQLNATERKNITLLTGLRPSPHYGATKLALLQKEYGLPAQTRPITFGPLAAWLIKQLTDNNTCDPVNAARTLLFNRKQARWDKSLCRMFNVMHAQLPNLKKSADYYGHIKWPNSEHFNKHYSGNAHLQAVLGDQNAAYVAMRHSQLPAAVTFKKPLVMNIGSGAFILGQCNKDNNSDTLGLLTSLAFSDNNNEQWLMEGTVNSAGTALSHWRESLAEPLSEHSLFAQLPQWLLNDSHCENNEAYFYLNTAAGIGSPFWLTRFSSSAQVFVNDAGERCTPSIPQQAAAIINSIAFLLVANILQFRQAPEASRYDGILATGGLSRVTGLIERVSDLCGLPIFVTKCHEATLHGTAMLGSNFMYKPRIQGHIVAAKKSSPVLLQRYERYIQLIKMQAL; encoded by the coding sequence GTGGCTAAAAAATACGTTTTTATTGCCCTTGATGTTGGCACCCATGCTGTGCGCGCTTGTGTATTTTCTTTGGGTGGCGATTCCGCTTTATGGCAAGTGAGTGAAGTTTTTAGTTGTGATATAAGTCTCGATTCACCACAGTCTCGGCACATTGAACAAAGCCCTACCGAACTTTGGCAAGCGTTAACAAGCGTATATAGCCAAGCGTTAAATTTAGCAACGAGTAAACAGCTTTATACCAAGGATATTCATGTGGGTATGGCTGTTCAGCGCTCATCGGTATTAGTGTGGGAACGTATTAGCGGCCAAGCGTTAAGCCCTATATTAAGCTGGCAAGATACCCGTGGTTACAAGGCTATCGAACAATTAAATGCTACCGAGCGTAAAAATATTACGCTCTTAACAGGCCTTAGGCCTTCACCGCATTACGGCGCCACTAAACTCGCGTTGTTGCAAAAAGAATATGGCCTCCCAGCACAAACGCGCCCTATAACCTTTGGCCCGTTGGCGGCATGGCTTATAAAACAGTTAACGGATAATAATACGTGCGACCCCGTTAATGCGGCGCGCACTTTATTATTTAACCGCAAGCAAGCCCGCTGGGATAAATCATTGTGCCGCATGTTTAATGTAATGCATGCACAGCTGCCCAACTTAAAAAAGAGCGCAGATTATTATGGCCACATAAAATGGCCAAATAGCGAACACTTTAATAAACATTATAGTGGTAACGCACACTTACAAGCTGTACTCGGTGATCAAAATGCTGCTTATGTAGCGATGCGCCATAGTCAGCTACCAGCCGCTGTAACCTTCAAAAAGCCGTTAGTTATGAACATTGGCTCCGGGGCTTTTATTTTGGGGCAATGCAATAAAGACAATAACAGCGATACCTTAGGGCTATTAACCAGCCTAGCCTTTAGTGATAACAATAACGAACAGTGGCTAATGGAGGGCACTGTGAATAGTGCTGGCACGGCTTTAAGCCATTGGCGAGAGAGCTTAGCCGAACCTTTAAGTGAGCATTCGCTATTTGCCCAATTACCACAATGGCTATTGAACGATAGCCATTGTGAAAACAACGAGGCTTACTTTTATTTAAATACGGCGGCAGGTATTGGCTCACCTTTTTGGTTAACTCGTTTTTCATCGTCGGCGCAGGTATTTGTGAATGACGCAGGTGAGCGCTGCACCCCAAGTATTCCACAACAAGCTGCTGCTATTATTAATAGCATTGCATTTTTATTAGTGGCCAATATTTTGCAGTTCCGGCAAGCCCCGGAAGCAAGTCGTTACGACGGCATCCTTGCAACCGGTGGTTTATCAAGGGTTACAGGGTTAATAGAGCGGGTATCTGATTTATGTGGCCTTCCTATTTTTGTCACAAAATGCCACGAAGCTACACTACACGGCACAGCTATGCTCGGTAGCAATTTTATGTATAAACCACGTATTCAGGGTCACATTGTGGCGGCTAAAAAATCATCACCGGTGTTACTCCAGCGCTACGAGCGTTATATTCAACTGATTAAAATGCAAGCGTTGTAG
- a CDS encoding ISL3 family transposase has protein sequence MSLNISSKILSLPGQRVKQVQHDLALQRLTIHCKRDRRYRAIAPSSNEAANINRYLRRTIRDVPLCGFECYLEVELAQVVTTCGRRLMEACEFVDTGNRYTQRFCQLVSGLCRHMSISTVSRHLKLRWETVKNMDKFHLEKTLPALNPEKLIDLKYLGVDEVARAKGHDYMTVIYDMESGHLIGVETGRKAEVLTAFLKRLPAQTAENIEAVAMDMGPAYQKSVRECLPNADIVFDRFHVMQNYSKAMSNQRRIEFRKADRAGKEQLKGTHYLLLKNADKLNDKQANKLQTLLENNSNINTLYILKEQLQALWNAGNYDAMMNALEQWCDIAEQTNMLYLKKFAKSLRKHSVGICNYGKHGLTSARIEAGNVSIGMIRKRARGIKDTEYFKLKIRQSSMPDEQSMFYGSH, from the coding sequence ATGAGCCTTAACATCTCCAGCAAAATTTTGAGCCTTCCTGGTCAGCGTGTCAAACAAGTTCAGCATGACTTGGCCCTGCAAAGATTGACTATACACTGCAAGCGAGACCGTCGTTATAGAGCGATTGCCCCGTCAAGTAATGAGGCGGCCAACATCAACCGATACTTGCGCAGAACGATCCGTGATGTCCCTTTGTGTGGCTTCGAATGCTATTTGGAAGTTGAGCTCGCTCAAGTTGTGACGACTTGCGGTAGGCGTCTAATGGAGGCTTGCGAATTTGTCGATACAGGCAATCGCTATACTCAAAGATTTTGCCAGTTGGTGAGCGGATTGTGTCGCCATATGAGTATCAGCACGGTCAGTCGGCACCTAAAGCTACGATGGGAAACGGTGAAAAATATGGATAAATTTCACCTAGAGAAAACGTTGCCTGCACTTAATCCTGAAAAATTAATTGACTTAAAATATCTTGGGGTCGATGAAGTCGCTAGAGCCAAAGGCCATGATTATATGACGGTGATTTATGACATGGAATCCGGTCATTTAATTGGCGTTGAGACAGGCCGTAAAGCCGAGGTGTTGACAGCGTTTCTAAAGCGCTTACCAGCACAAACCGCTGAAAACATAGAGGCGGTAGCCATGGATATGGGGCCAGCCTATCAAAAATCGGTACGCGAATGCTTGCCTAATGCTGACATTGTTTTCGATCGGTTTCATGTGATGCAAAACTACAGTAAAGCCATGAGCAATCAGCGTAGGATCGAGTTCAGAAAGGCGGATCGCGCAGGCAAAGAGCAGCTTAAAGGTACCCACTACCTGTTGTTAAAAAATGCCGACAAGTTAAATGATAAACAAGCCAATAAACTCCAGACATTGCTCGAAAATAATTCCAATATCAATACACTTTATATACTCAAAGAGCAGCTCCAAGCTTTGTGGAATGCAGGGAATTATGACGCCATGATGAATGCATTGGAGCAGTGGTGCGACATCGCGGAACAGACGAATATGCTCTATCTCAAGAAATTTGCAAAGTCACTAAGGAAGCATAGCGTAGGCATTTGTAACTACGGAAAACACGGGCTGACTAGCGCCAGAATTGAAGCCGGCAATGTCAGCATTGGCATGATTCGCAAGCGAGCAAGAGGCATCAAGGATACCGAGTACTTCAAGCTAAAAATAAGGCAATCATCGATGCCTGACGAGCAATCCATGTTCTATGGAAGCCACTAG